Proteins encoded in a region of the Fusarium falciforme chromosome 6, complete sequence genome:
- a CDS encoding Carrier domain-containing protein codes for MTTDAQNVTATNGTRTNGANGTNSTNGTNGANGHTNGNGVNGNSVNGTKGTNGVHTNGSSTNGTHVNRADNIPRGSGPVSIAICGMACRLPGGLHTPEQLWEFLVAKGDARTRVPESRYNVDAYYSPHVKPGSVKSEYGYFLDESINLGSLDGSFFNLGRTEAERADPHQRQMLEVVREAIDDAGETNLRGGLVGCYMGSFGEDWIEMWAKEPQQWGMHRVGGYGDFLLSNRISYEMDLHGPSMTVRTGCSAALVCLHEACVAIQRGDCSSAIVGGANLILAPNMTTAMTEQGVLSPDGSCKSFSADADGYGRGEAITAIYIKPLEAALRDNNPIRAVIRATATNHDGKTPGLTHPNTLSHESMMRKAYKDAGFDVSQTGFVECHGTGTPVGDPIEANAVARVFGGKGVHIGSVKPNLGHSEGASGLTSLLKVVMALQHRIIPPNIKFNTPNPNIPFETRKLTVPVEPTPWPEDRYERASVNSFGIGGANAHVIIDSARSFNVETKTKNTSRTPQLLVYSANSADSLKRMAEGYKEFLGRHPESLGDLAYTLANRRQHLTHRAFVVASRERAGLVSPTSRIGQTPSVVMVFTGQGAQWPLMAKEMLYTNDTFRGTIRSLDEHLRSIPGGPDWGLEEELLKPPRSSRVETAQLSQPACTAIQLAMIDALATIGIRPKAVVGHSSGEIAAAYAAGALTAQEAITAAWLRGDVTLQQKRKGAMAAIGLGWDEVETFLVPGVVRACENSPKSVTLSGDTNKLEMVVAEIHKAYPDALARMLKVDKAYHSYHMAEIGGEYNSRMKEHKVLGRAPTNCSFFSSVTGKLLDTKASLGPKYWQTNLESPVMFSTAVTSILDNPIGKNIFFLEIGPHSALSGPLRQIAADKSMTVPYAAAMIRKQNCIESFLTAVGKLFCQNVPVDFAALVPDGACLPDLPRYPWNHEESYWYESRISKEWRHRGHPYHDLLGFRVAESTDMEPTWRNLLHLDNVPWVRDHIIGENAVFPFAGYVAMVGEAIRQTTGVQEAYALRHVLVNSALLLTEGHPVEVMTTFRPYRLTDSLDSSWWEFTIASHNGHAWTKHCTGQVKAVSESPEESQAQEPLPRRLGSRKCYETMHKAGLCYGRQFQRLEDISSGTLQQVAAAKVLNNKVGDEANYHLHPVIVDACLQLLSVAATKGFTTKPVMSVPTTIEKLDIYRSVGGISLDVSATMSRFGSIAGEGKGVADGQTVLKMAGVRLAALEDGSAGEGRTDQATTRYEWGPHLDFMDAATLMKPDVDRARYTPELEEMTRLCLLYSNRQLAGAETTVPHMQRYREWIHDQLRSTESSTFGDGTDEDIMERITDLTQELSTTAAADVANAMFKICSDINGIFDGQIDAMEVILAGDTLSKVFAFRDYFDRSTFLRHLAHSKPSLKVLEVGAGTGAPTVDAWTDLSFPDGRIYYSEYTITDVSSSLLLDNKERTKGLANIRHAVLNLGQDPAEQDFKEGDYDLVIATNAVHATKSVSETLKSIRKLLRPNGRLLLQELSPSSKWPNYIFGVLKWWWCGAADGRVQQPYVSTEAWKAALVAAGFNETAVAPGSDTPLQENTIIIAKPLVEKKTVGQEVTLLCPSDDSSAQQLTELLTKQGHVVNQCSPDEIPAPGQEVLVLLERDEPFFENITTIQFENFKKLVDGAGDAGIFWVTRPSQTQCVSPAYAQVVGAARTIRSEMAVNFATCEVDDIDTSLEQIASVFTRFLARDNERCEWLHPDYEYAIKDGMVHIGRYYPFSLSQELLTTNPTEPIVLDSKKPGLLNALTWSRRVAKPLLGDDVEVDVYAGGLNFRDVLSANGIIDIPEEGFGLEATGVVTRLGPDVKDLRVGDRVILFSRGSFSTSIITSEKLCEVIPDELSFEEGATMPCVYATAIYSLIDIGGLKRGQSVLIHSACGGVGIAAIQVARMLGAEIYVTVGSEVKINYLMDTFGIPRNRIFNSRNDTFVEGVFRETGGVGVDLVLNSLSGELLHATWRCVAEFGKMVEIGKRDLLGSGKLDMDVFMANRSYCCVDMDQMCSKRRSICKELLKAVVRYYKEGHIVPINPNKVFDADAVQDAFRYMQRGLHIGKIVISIRESDGTLKFDSDSATRPKVVELDESASYLLIGGLGGIGRSVSRWMVEHGARHLVYLSRSAGSRPGEQAIVHELESMGCQVQLIQGSVSVLEDVNRAIEAAPKLKGVLQMSMVLRDSAVSRMSYEDWTTAVEPKIKGTWNLHKATVSAGCELDFFLLFSSISGIIGQPGQANYASASAFLDSFVQYRADLGLPASTVDIGDVTDIGVISGDDGLKRVMKLTGAYGINEQELLDAIAMSMTFPAVPPPPSMRGPASTFVTHNNFVVGLASATPLESADNRSIWRKDMRMAMYHNTSLGANARSGSSNDSLNAFLGSVRRDAGRLRERATAATLAREIGKKLLSLIMKPEEDLVTSTPLANLGMDSLVAIEMRTWWRQTFGFDISVLEIMGMASLDALGAHAAAGMLKALEDGQ; via the exons CAGCAGTGGGGAATGCACCGTGTTGGAGGTTACGGAGACTTTCTCCTGTCGAATCGTATCTCGTATGAGATGGATCTTCATGGACCCAG TATGACGGTCCGCACTGGATGCTCCGCCGCTCTTGTATGTCTCCATGAAGCATGTGTCGCTATTCAGCGAGGCGACTGTTCTTCCGCCATTGTTGGAGGTGCCAACCTCATCTTGGCCCCCAACATGACCACTGCCATGACTGAGCAGGGTGTCCTTTCTCCCGATGGCTCTTGCAAGAGTTTCtcggctgatgctgatggttACGGCCGCGGTGAGGCCATTACGGCCATCTACATCAAGCCTCTGGAGGCAGCCTTGAGAGACAACAACCCAATCCGAGCTGTCATTCGGGCAACTGCCACAAACCACGACGGCAAAACACCAGGTCTGACTCATCCCAATACTTTGAGCCATGAGTCAATGATGAGAAAGGCATATAAGGACGCCGGCTTTGATGTCTCGCAGACAGGATTCGTCGAGTGTCATGGGACAGGCACTCCTGTCGGTGATCCCATCGAGGCCAATGCCGTCGCACGAGTCTTTGGTGGCAAGGGTGTCCATATTGGATCAGTCAAACCCAATCTCGGTCACTCAGAGGGAGCGTCTGGTCTCACCTCGCTTCTCAAGGTTGTCATGGCTCTTCAGCACCGTATCATTCCACCCAACATCAAGTTCAACACCCCAAACCCAAACATTCCTTTTGAGACTAGGAAGTTGACTGTTCCTGTCGAGCCTACTCCTTGGCCTGAGGATCGATACGAGAGAGCTAGCGTCAACTCTTTCGGCATCGGAGGTGCTAATGCCCACGTTATCATTGACTCTGCCCGAAGCTTCAATGTtgagaccaagaccaagaataCTTCGCGCACACCTCAACTTCTTGTCTACTCCGCTAATTCGGCTGATTCTCTCAAGAGAATGGCTGAAGGTTATAAGGAGTTCCTTGGCCGTCACCCCGAGAGTCTTGGGGATCTGGCATACACCCTTGCCAATCGTCGTCAGCATCTTACGCACCGAGCCTTCGTGGTGGCTTCCCGAGAGAGAGCTGGTCTCGTCTCTCCCACTTCACGAATTGGTCAGACACCTAGTGTCGTCATGGTCTTCACTGGTCAGGGAGCCCAATGGCCTCTGATGGCCAAGGAGATGCTATACACCAACGACACCTTTAGGGGTACCATCCGATCTCTTGACGAGCACCTTCGGTCTATCCCTGGTGGTCCGGACTGGGGTCTTGAGGAGGAATTGCTGAAGCCCCCTAGGTCCAGCAGGGTGGAAACTGCACAGCTTTCTCAACCCGCCTGCACCGCCATCCAGCTGGCCATGATCGACGCCCTCGCTACCATTGGCATCAGACCCAAGGCTGTAGTTGGTCACTCTAGTGGTGAGATTGCTGCTGCTTATGCCGCCGGTGCTCTGACTGCCCAGGAGGCAATCACCGCAGCATGGCTCAGAGGTGATGTCACACTCCAACAAAAGAGAAAGGGTGCCATGGCAGCCATTGGACTGGGTTGGGATGAGGTTGAGACATTCCTTGTTCCCGGAGTTGTCAGGGCGTGTGAGAACTCTCCCAAGAGTGTCACCTTGTCTGGAGACACCAACAAGCTCGAGATGGTTGTCGCTGAAATCCACAAGGCCTATCCTGATGCCCTCGCCAGAATGCTCAAGGTCGACAAGGCTTACCACTCTTATCACATGGCAGAGATTGGCGGCGAGTATAACTCACGAATGAAGGAACACAAGGTCCTTGGCCGCGCCCCTACCAACTGTTCTTTCTTCAGCAGCGTCACCGGCAAACTCCTCGACACCAAGGCCTCTCTCGGACCCAAGTACTGGCAGACCAACCTTGAGTCTCCAGTCATGTTCTCCACTGCAGTTACCAGCATTCTCGACAACCCCATCGGCAAGaacatcttcttcctcgagaTTGGCCCTCACTCTGCTCTGTCGGGCCCACTCCGACAGATTGCAGCCGACAAGTCGATGACAGTGCCTTATGCTGCTGCCATGATTCGTAAGCAGAATTGCATCGAGTCATTCCTGACAGCTGTCGGAAAACTCTTCTGTCAGAACGTTCCCGTCGACTTTGCGGCTCTTGTGCCTGATGGTGCCTGCTTGCCTGACCTCCCGAGATACCCTTGGAACCATGAGGAGAGCTACTGGTACGAGTCAAGGATCTCCAAGGAGTGGCGTCATCGTGGACATCCATACCACGATCTTCTCGGCTTCCGTGTGGCAGAGAGCACTGATATGGAGCCCACCTGGCGTAACCTCCTCCACTTGGACAATGTCCCTTGGGTTCGAGATCACATCATCGGAGAGAACGCAGTCTTCCCCTTTGCCGGTTACGTTGCCATGGTTGGCGAGGCAATCCGACAAACCACGGGCGTCCAGGAAGCCTATGCCCTCCGCCATGTTCTTGTCAACTCAGCACTGCTACTAACTGAGGGTCATCCTGTCGAAGTGATGACAACCTTCCGCCCTTATCGTCTGACAGACTCACTCGACAGCTCCTGGTGGGAGTTTACCATTGCTTCGCACAATGGCCACGCCTGGACGAAGCACTGTACCGGCCAGGTCAAGGCCGTATCAGAGAGCCCGGAGGAGAGCCAGGCTCAAGAGCCCCTGCCCCGAAGGTTGGGCTCACGCAAGTGCTATGAGACGATGCACAAGGCTGGCCTCTGCTATGGCCGTCAGTTCCAGCGCCTCGAAGACATTTCGTCAGGAACATTGCAACAGGTCGCCGCGGCCAAGGTTCTCAACAACAAGGTTGGCGATGAGGCCAACTATCATCTTCACCCTGTCATCGTCGATGCTTGCTTGCAGCTACTCAGTGTCGCCGCCACAAAGGGCTTCACTACCAAGCCTGTCATGTCCGTCCCCACCACCATTGAGAAGCTTGACATCTACCGTTCTGTCGGAGGCATTAGCCTTGACGTTTCGGCTACCATGAGCCGCTTTGGATCGATCGCGGGCGAAGGCAAGGGAGTTGCGGATGGACAGACAGTCCTGAAAATGGCCGGAGTACGACTCGCTGCTCTAGAGGACGGCAGTGCCGGAGAAGGGCGAACCGACCAAGCCACTACTCGATACGAATGGGGTCCTCATTTGGACTTTATGGATGCTGCGACTCTCATGAAGCCTGATGTCGATCGAGCTAGATACACGccggagctcgaggagatgaCTCGTCTTTGCCTGCTGTACTCAAACAGGCAACTGGCTGGAGCCGAGACAACTGTACCGCACATGCAAAGGTACCGAGAATGGATTCACGACCAGCTTCGTTCCACAGAGAGCTCTACGTTTGGAGATGGAACAGACGAGGACATCATGGAGAGGATTACCGATCTTACCCAGGAACTGTCTACAactgccgccgccgacgtTGCCAATGCCATGTTCAAGATCTGCTCCGACATCAATGGAATCTTTGACGGACAGATCGACGCTATGGAAGTGATCCTCGCTGGAGATACTCTTTCCAAGGTCTTTGCATTCCGAGACTACTTTGACCGGTCCACGTTCCTTCGTCACCTGGCACACAGCAAGCCCAGCCTCAAGGTTCTTGAGGTCGGAGCCGGCACTGGCGCTCCGACAGTCGACGCCTGGACGGATCTCAGCTTCCCGGACGGCCGCATCTACTATTCGGAATACACCATCACGGACGTCAGCTCTAGTTTGCTACTTGACAACAAGGAGCGAACCAAGGGTCTCGCCAACATCCGCCATGCTGTTCTGAATCTTGGCCAGGACCCCGCCGAGCAGGACTTCAAGGAAGGTGACTACGATCTCGTTATTGCGACCAATGCCGTTCATGCTACAAAGTCCGTCTCCGAGACCCTAAAGAGTATCAGGAAGCTTCTTCGACCCAACGGCAGGCTCTTGTTGCAGGAACTGAGTCCCTCGTCCAAGTGGCCCAACTACATCTTCGGTGTCTtgaagtggtggtggtgtggtGCCGCCGATGGCCGTGTCCAGCAGCCGTACGTCTCTACTGAGGCATGGAAGGCCGCACTCGTCGCCGCAGGGTTCAATGAGACAGCCGTTGCTCCGGGCTCAGACACGCCTCTCCAAGAGAACACAATCATCATTGCCAAGCCTCTCGTTGAAAAGAAGACTGTCGGTCAGGAAGTGACCCTCCTTTGCCCTTCTGACGACAGCTCTGCGCAACAACTCACTGAGCTTCTGACCAAACAAGGTCATGTTGTCAACCAGTGCAGCCCTGACGAGATTCCCGCTCCAGGTCAAGAGGTGCTCGTTCTCCTGGAAAGGGACGAGCCGTTCTTCGAGAATATCACTACCATCCAGTTTGAGAacttcaagaagctcgtcgaTGGAGCTGGCGATGCTGGCATCTTCTGGGTCACCCGTCCCAGTCAGACGCAGTGTGTCAGCCCTGCCTACGCTCAGGTTGTCGGTGCTGCCCGTACAATCCGCAGCGAAATGGCTGTTAACTTTGCAACATGCGAGGTAGACGATATTGATACCTCTCTTGAACAAATCGCAAGTGTCTTTACCAGATTCTTGGCTCGAGATAACGAACGGTGCGAGTGGCTTCACCCTGACTACGAGTACGCGATTAAGGACGGCATGGTCCATATTGGACGATACTACCCTTTCTCGCTGAGTCAAGAGTTGTTGACGACCAACCCAACTGAGCCCATTGTTCTCGATAGCAAGAAGCCTGGTCTTCTCAATGCTCTAACTTGGTCTCGTCGAGTGGCGAAGCCCCTTCTAGGTGATGATGTGGAGGTTGATGTGTATGCCGGCGGCCTCAACTTCAGA GATGTTCTCAGTGCCAATGGTATCATCGATATTCCTGAGGAGGGGTTCGGTCTAGAGGCAACGGGAGTTGTCACTCGTCTCGGCCCCGACGTCAAAGACCTGCGTGTGGGCGACCGCGTTATCCTCTTCAGCAGGGGTTCCTTCTCCACTTCCATCATTACTTCAGAGAAGCTCTGCGAGGTTATTCCCGATGAGCTGAGCTTTGAGGAGGGCGCAACAATGCCTTGCGTTTACGCCACAGCCATCTACTCCCTGATCGACATTGGCGGCCTCAAACGTGGACAG TCTGTTCTCATCCACAGTGCCTGTGGTGGTGTAGGCATTGCGGCCATCCAAGTCGCCCGCATGCTTGGAGCCGAGATCTACGTCACAGTCGGCAGCGAGGTCAAGATCAACTATCTCATGGACACCTTTGGTATCCCGCGCAACAGGATCTTCAATTCTCGCAACGACACCTTTGTCGAAGGAGTCTTCCGAGAGACTGGTGGTGTTGGAGTTGACCTCGTCCTCAACTCGCTCTCAGGCGAGCTACTTCACGCAACTTGGCGATGTGTTGCAGAGTTTGGCAAGATGGTTGAGATTGGCAAGCGAGACCTCTTAGGCTCTGGAAAGCTTGACATGGACGTCTTCATGGCCAACCGAAGCTACTGCTGTGTCGATATGGACCAGATGTGCTCCAAGAGGCGATCCATCTGCAAAGA ACTTCTCAAGGCTGTTGTTCGTTATTACAAGGAAGGTCACATTGTTCCTATCAACCCGAACAAGGTCTTCGATGCCGACGCGGTGCAGGATGCTTTCCGCTACATGCAACGAGGTCTGCACATCGGCAAGATCGTCATCTCGATCCGCGAGTCAGACGGTACGCTCAAGTTTGACAGCGACAGCGCTACCAGGCCAAAGgtggttgagcttgacgagTCAGCCTCTTATCTTTTGATCGGAGGCTTGGGTGGCATTGGACGCTCGGTATCGCGATGGATGGTTGAGCATGGTGCTCGCCACCTTGTCTACCTTTCACGAAGCGCTGGATCACGTCCTGGCGAGCAAGCCATTGTTCATGAGCTTGAGAGTATGGGCTGCCAAGTTCAGCTGATTCAAGGAAGTGTCTCCGTCCTGGAGGACGTCAACAGAGCCATCGAGGCCGCTCCAAAGCTGAAGGGCGTTTTGCAAATGTCCATGGTTCTTCGAGACAGTGCCGTATCTCGCATGTCTTATGAAGATTGGACAACTGCTGTTgagcccaagatcaagggtACTTGGAACCTTCACAAGGCCACTGTGTCCGCTGGCTGCGAGTTGGactttttcctcctcttttctTCCATCTCGGGCATCATCGGACAACCAGGTCAGGCCAACTATGCCAGTGCCAGCGCATTCCTGGACAGCTTTGTTCAGTACCGCGCCGACCTAGGCCTCCCCGCCTCTACCGTTGACATTGGCGATGTCACTGATATTGGTGTCATCTCTGGCGACGACGGCCTCAAGCGTGTCATGAAGCTGACGGGAGCCTACGGAATCAACGAGCAGGAACTCCTggacgccatcgccatgtcGATGACCTTCCCCgctgttcctcctcctcccagcaTGCGTGGCCCAGCCTCGACTTTTGTGACTCACAACAACTTTGTTGTTGGTCTTGCTTCAGCTACTCCTCTCGAGAGTGCAGACAACCGGTCCATTTGGCGTAAGGACATGCGAATGGCCATGTACCACAACACCAGTCTTGGAGCCAACGCGCGTTCCGGCTCGTCCAACGATAGTCTGAATGCCTTCCTTGGTAGTGTGCGCCGTGATGCGGGAAGACTGAGAGAGAGAGCCACTGCCGCCACTCTTGCAAGGGAGATTGGAAAGAAGTTGCTCAGTCTTATCATGAAGCCCGAGGAGGACTTGGTAACTTCAACGCCTTTGGCTAATCTGGGCATGGACTCACTGGTCGCTATCGAGATGAGAACTTGGTGGAGGCAAACTTTTGGGTTTGACATTAGTGTGTTGGAGATAATGGGCATGGCCAGCCTAGACGCCCTTGGCGCACATGCTGCGGCGGGCATGTTGAAGGCTTTGGAAGATGGGCAGTGA